From Thunnus maccoyii chromosome 21, fThuMac1.1, whole genome shotgun sequence, the proteins below share one genomic window:
- the bambia gene encoding BMP and activin membrane-bound inhibitor (Xenopus laevis) homolog a, protein MDRQSSFISIWLQLELCAMAVLLTKGEIRCYCDAPHCVATGYMCKSELNACFTKVLDPLNANSPLTHGCLDPITNAGDICSSQRGADALSGASPTTLECCHDDMCNYRGLHDLAHTRDSTDHSRYPPESNNRNLVTRVQELASAKEVWFRAAVIAVPIAGGLILVLLIMLALRMLRSENKRLQDQRQQMLSRLHYSFHGHHTKKGHVAKLDLECMVPVTGHENCCLTCDKMRQADLGNDKILSLVHWGMYSGHGKLEFV, encoded by the exons ATGGATCGCCAGTCCAGTTTCATTTCCATTTGGCTACAACTGGAACTCTGTGCCATGGCTGTTCTTCTTACTAAAG GAGAAATAAGGTGTTACTGTGACGCGCCGCACTGCGTTGCCACCGGATACATGTGCAAATCAGAACTGAACGCCTGCTTCACCAAGGTCCTGGACCCGCTCAACGCTAACTCTCCCCTGACCCACGGGTGTTTAGACCCCATCACCAACGCCGGCGACATCTGTAGCAGCCAGAGGGGCGCGGACGCCCTCAGCGGGGCCTCGCCCACAACGCTGGAGTGCTGCCACGATGACATGTGCAACTACAGAGGCCTGCACGACCTGGCACACACCAGGGACTCAACAG atCATAGCCGGTACCCTCCGGAGAGCAACAACAGGAACCTGGTGACCCGGGTTCAGGAGCTGGCCTCAGCCAAGGAGGTGTGGTTCCGGGCGGCAGTGATCGCCGTGCCCATCGCCGGCGGCCTCATACTGGTGCTGCTCATCATGCTGGCGTTGCGAATGCTGCGCAGCGAGAACAAGCGGCTGCAGGACCAGCGGCAACAGATGCTGTCGAGGCTCCACTACAGCTTCCACGGCCACCACACCAAGAAGGGCCACGTGGCCAAGCTGGACCTGGAGTGCATGGTGCCCGTCACGGGCCACGAGAACTGCTGTCTGACCTGCGACAAGATGAGGCAGGCTGACCTTGGCAACGACAAGATCCTGTCTCTGGTGCACTGGGGGATGTACAGCGGCCACGGCAAGCTGGAGTTTGTATGA